The Vigna unguiculata cultivar IT97K-499-35 chromosome 11, ASM411807v1, whole genome shotgun sequence genomic sequence CATGAAGTGATAATTTCACTTTAATCACCTTTAACTTTCGATAGcccaaatgaaaaacaaatcttatttgaaatatttaataatataattgctttactaaaaactatttatgtaattttatgaataatGGATACATAATATCCACTGTCTCGATGAAAAAGTCATGTTCATAAATAACATGTAtccacttaaaaaaattatctttaaacataatatgtcatttttaaatttggatTCTCCGCTAGTTTttggtgttatttttttattgtatgtaTAATACACTACACAGATTATcactcattttaatattttaaaatatattaaaaaatatttaaaatgtcaactcagtatatttttaataataaatagagAACAATACCAAAAAAATCAGTGGTGGATTTGAACTCGTCATTTCTGAtactataattaatattaataatgcctgtaaagtttataattaacaTCAACACATTAATTAAATGTTAGTATAACGTTACAACCACCACGTGTGAGGTAACGTGACTCTGCATCACGCTTAAGCATGATTTCATCGTCTTGAAGTAAGGCATAGCTTCAACAATGGTGGACTTTTTACCAACCTTAGATCAATTCAAATAAGATCTAAGCCTTCAATATACAAATTCGTTGTTCTTTTAATCTTTCCTTCAACCTTACGACACTGTCTAAGTTTCATTTCACCAAAATTGTGTTAttttaagagaagaaaaaaaagttaaaaagacactacttcaaatttaattatatttaaagattaaatatgtttttatcccttatttgttagtaaattttgaaattacttcacttccaaattttggaccaatttagttattcatcttttgaaatacatagatttaataattttaatcaaattttattaaatttatttaatatttcaagcgcgtttcgtaatagtatttgacttaacattaaaggaaaaatatgtcaaacagaataaacaactaaaattcaatcctgaaatgcatacaaaacattaaataaacctaataaaatttgattaaaatgactaaatcacatatttcgaaagataaaaaattagactgatctcaaatttcaaaatggattaatttcaaaattcactgaaaattaaggaaaaaaaatatatttaaccctttatttatctatatatgTTAAAAGAAAGATAGGTAATTCGAGATTTACATAATGATTTTAATCATCACTTTTAAtacattttcaatataaatgattattgttttaatatatcaaataatttcATGTCGTCTAATAAATAAGATTGAAggagtttaaatatatatttttttcttttaaccttTCAATACATTTTTATGTTGTGTGTTGTTGAAGTGATTTATTGCAGTTGATGACAAAAATGCAAATATTAAGGTTGTTTATATGaagtgttttgtattgattttagAATACAGATTTTAGAAAGTCACGTCAGCATATCTTAAATTACAAGAATACCTTCTCTTTTGCATGGCATAATTTTACtgtctctttttgtttttttttttcacaaaacatccacattttaatttaatataattttttcaattttaattttctaaatttaaattataacccacatttcatattaatatttttactttagctAATCACTCACCCacaatttatttgaacttaATTTTCTACCgatcacattttattttaattttttttatataaaataataagtgacattttattttaacatgatttacatttattatattttacattaaacccatcacaaacttaaaaaaaagaaaaaattctcAAAACCATTAATTTGTCACCACATTTTTTTCCTGATCAAACATCCCcactttcatcttttctctcatttcaaatatattatctcaaaattgtaacaaaaactataagttttaaaacaaacaatatcTAAGAtgtgttaattgattttaaCGAAATGTTCGATATATGTTccaagaaaaaaactaaaattttagtgtgggaataatatataatttttttaaatttgagttgGTATTGCAGtgtcaaaatcaattaaaaatattagtgtatatataaacaatatttaatatttttagaatcattcaaaataataacacttatgcatttttataagcgtgtgagttgaaaaaaaaaataacattcacTGTTttgaacatatataaaaatcatgaaggaaataaaatattacattgaataattttgacaaatatGAATGCTATAAGTGAtattaaacaagaaaaattataaaaatgtgtaTAAGGATTGGAATTAAATGACAAGATCCTTTATTGatgtattaattattaaaatgttgtGGTATACTTATTTCTTATGGCAATTCTTTAGTTGACTATAATGCATGTATTCTATTCGAGTGTTTCATAgaagtttgaaaaaaattacacaagAGCTTGTGGCCTTATATGTGGAAAGTGTGTTTTCCAACGTTTGCATTGAAATAAGAGAGAATGCAACCGTGATGTGTGAGTAATTGATGGAGACAATAGACTAAATTGACGGTAGGAGAGCtttcacacacacaccacaATCCTTCCGTTGATTGTCAAATTGATGGCTGTGATTCAAAACTTTCTGCCATATCTGATGTCACGCTTGCATCGGATattaatttatgataataataagattaaatatatttttagtactttaactttttagtaaattttggaattagtacaatttgtaattttaaattaatttagtcttttatcttttgaaataagtgaatttagtcattttaattaaatttggttagatttatttgatgttctGTACGCATCTCATTATTTAGTATGAATCATTgattaatatatcattatatattttttttaaataatcaattatttacaCTAAATCAcgttagaaaataaaagatgaaaattaataaataaaaatcaaactataatttttttaatttataacacCATCTTCACtgaacaattaaattattatgtattttttattttatcatattgaTAAAAtcgataataaattaatttttgtaacaaaattattattttatttctctttctcttctaaATAATCACGCTTTTTACTTCcgtatcaaataaaaatgaatgtagtagaagaaaaaaataggtgtGAAGTTTGAAAAAAGTGACAgcattatttattgttactgTAGACACGTGTCGTTTTGATTGGGGTTGACATTATCGACCGCTGCATGAAGGCCCATCCCATGCCACTTCACCCCATTATGAGGCCATCATTTGCCCCAACGTGGACCCCACCCATGCCACGTGGGACCATCTCACTGGCTGTTTCCGACAACGCCCACCGTCACCGAAGACAACCACTCGTTCCTCGAAAGCGACAACACGCTCACACACGTCGTCCCCACGTACGTGGCGGGCCCCGCACCCCAACGTGGCCACGTCGAACTCGTCTCATTTACACGTGTCCTCACGCGCTTTCCCTCCGCCACGTGTCTCCACATACTCTACGGGACCCActatctcaatttttattatctgaTTAAAAAAGAGGTTCGCGAACCAATGAAATCAAATCTTCGCTTTTCGTACTTCGGTCATGCGTTAATCATAAGGAACCCACGCGCCGTCATGAGAGGTGACGCGCTGCCGGCTTTGGAGTTGGGGAGTGGAGAGCACGCGCGGGGACGAGAAAGTGGAATGGAGTGTGAGATTTCGGGGGCGTATTTTATTGGTGGTGTTTCCCAATTCAACACAACCGAACCAAGGAAGGTTTTCTTGTAAAGCACGTTTGGTAAGAAGCGAAACGCTATAAATACCCGTTTTCTAATTTaccattttctttcttcttctcttcgcTTCGCTGCTTCTCTCTGCGCACCGttttggttttgggtttcgttCTTCGtccattttctttgttttgtttattattttctcaGGTGAATATTATCGCGATTTCGTGTTTCTCTCCGAAAGTACAAATTAACGCATTGCCTTCCCTATTGTCTCTTTGTCCCTGTTTGGCTGCCCATAATTTTACCCCATTTTTAGCTTCTGCCAAACTACAAGTTGTGCCTTTTGTCTCCTTTCTGGGTTTTCTACctctttctctttattttttcttttcatattcaaAAATTATAGCCTATTTATTTGTTGGCCtttaaaccaaaaatatcaCTGTGCGCGTGTcttttattttgcttttttcCTCTTCTGACTGCTCCTTCTTTTTCGCTTTTGAAGATTATTCGTCGAGAAACTGCATTCTGAAGATTCATGAGCAATCTAATTTCTTTCTTCCCGTTCTTGGAGCTCGTTTTTTAGGTAACATGTTTTCATCATTCTTCTTTGCcccttttcatttctttcttttttctggCTTCCGATTTATTTCgtttccctttttttctttctgtttcGATTCCGATTGGGTGGAACGTTTGACATTCAAAAGGGTCGGTGCCGTTTTGAGTTGCGAATGATTGGTGTTGCTTTCTTTTAGcgattattataattattataataataatagtaataataatgataattattcaATATCGTGCAAAGTTTTGGGCGCTGGTCAGAATGTAGCATTCCAAGccaacttttcattttctcttttcaactcattttgattgaaaaactgttcttttattttattttattttgtagttaatCATATTCTACTTTGACCGATCCTTGAATGATTGGTTAATTCGGttttttcagttttgagtttttCCCGACCGTAAGATGGGTGCTGTCGACTACTGATTATGATTTGTCTTCCCTGGAGCTGTTTTTGATTGTGCTGATGTGATGTTCTTTGTTTACAcccttgattttttttagtctaaTTGTTTATTGTCCTCATCGTGTAAACTAATGTGAACCATTTAAAAGAATGcaaaatataaaggaaaatgAGAAAAGGTCAATTTTCTCAAGTCTACATCACTCTCTGTTTGATTTCCCCGTCTTGGGTTGTCTTTCGAagtatttttaaacttaaaccCTGGAAATACTTGTAATTTACGTTTCGTTTTAAAGGAAATGTACCTTAAAAAGTTTGGgaaaatttttattctttgtcATTGTTTATTGATATTCTGTGTCAGTTTGTCTATTTCATCGCAGAATCTTTATGTGTTGGGTCCATTTGTATTATTGACTCCCACTCTTTGTAGGCCCAAGTTGTGTGGTTGCATATGGTATTGTTTTCTTCCGTGTCCATTGAGTGGGGTAGTACCACTCTACATTATGCAGGAAATCagtattttcttaattgttcattAATCATTGACAGCTTAGCACACTTAAGctgttgaaattttttatcttcCTTTCTGTTGATATTAGTGGTGGTTGGATTTTTTCATTCCCGATTTTTTTCAgtgtttagtttgttttcatatttattcTGCGTGATGTTGTAGTCGTTGTTAGTGATTtctatcatttttcatatttattgagTTGTTACTCTGTAGTAGATATAAGTAGTTTGTCCATTCTTTGATAAATATCTACAGCATTCATCGTTGTCGTGTTCAGTTCGCACTGATTGAAACCTTTCCAGAACTGGAGCACCCTTTAGTAATCAAGCGTGGAACAATATATTGTGTTTCGATTTCTTCTTAAAATGGGGTTTTTTTATTATCCCTGTAAAGTTTGGGAATTTGAGTTTATATGGAAAGATTCGAATCTGGAGGAGGACTTGACATTTGATCATACGAGTGTCTGTTTTTGTCAATATGGTGGGAAATTTATGCTATTTCTTCTGTTCATTAGCTGCTGTTGCTGTACGATTTTATAACCAACAATCGGGAATAAAGTCAAAGAATTGTTAATCGTTTCCTTTTCCCTTTGGCTAGATTGTTtccttttttatattctaattaCAAAAGTAAGAAAGAGTGTAAGTGCATACAATTGCCATTGATGCCTTTGCTCTTTCAACCTTTTCTTTTACAAGTTACTTGAATGTACATGATGATCTTAACACCTATGTATTACTCAACCATAGTTCAAGGTAACCTCAATAATGTTTAGCTGTCAATTAAGGCCAACTTGTGCTTTGTGTATGTATGTAGCTCACTACATGTAGGATGGACCCTTTAACGTCTTTATTTGGATTTTAGTGAATTGCATTTTTGGACCAATCATTGATAAGAAGAATCCTtctattgaataaataaatgataGGAACAATCAATaatacttcctttctttttattatttaaatggttaTTAAATGTGTTATATAATTATGCTTTTTATAACACCGGTTCCTAAAGCTGTTTGCCTTCACTTTTCCGCTTCCTGCTCCCCATTCTTGCATCTGCTTGCTTCATGTGTTTCATAGTATAACTTCTATACATCTCTAGCATCTTTGGTATTTATTGATTGAATATTGATCATAGCATTTTGCTGTGCCTTTTTTCTCTCACATCCATCAGACCTACAAATTTTCCTATTTCTATTGGATGCTGCTTATTATTTagaactatattttttttttttcatttttaaaaatcatgATTTCCAATACATGCCTGCAACTCTTTTATTACCTTGCTAGTTGATAGGACAAGTGGattcaaactcaaaatttccatttgtttaaattattcttgTCATCAGATGTTCAAGTACTTCAAAGTAAATCAATATGATCATTATTTTCAGGAGCTCAGCAGTTGATGGACTGTTACCCCAAGAGCAGTGACAAGAAAACATTAAAGAGGTggttttttattgataaaagagTAGGGTGAAGTGGACATCTCATAGAAATTAGTTTGATCAGTGCTCAATACTCCTTAAAGTTATTACATTGTTACTGGACTGTAAAGTGGTCTGAAACCTGGATCCCATGGACTTGAAGTCGAATCATACTCCTGTTCTCACTGATTCTGCACCCGTAACAAAGTCTAGGCTGTGTGTGCATTCCAGTTTGTTGCCTTACTCCCATTCCGGGGCAACCTTTACCCATGGAATGTTATTGACTATCCCAAGGAAGAAAACAGGAATCCTTGAAGATGTTCGTTCTAGTGGTTGGTTGGATGCCATGAAATCATCTTCACCTCCAGCCAGGAAGATAACAAAGGATTTTAGCCATGGGTTTGCATCATCTGACTCTGATACTGCTGCTGCTTATTTTAGCTGGCTGGTATTACATACATCCCCTTTTAGTTAGTTTCTGAATTTCACAGGTGTAAGGTGGttatttattcctttttttttcatgtgttaATTTCACAGCTAAAATACCCATCTGCTCTTACATGTTTTGATCAAATCACAAACTATGCAAAAGGGAAAAGAATTGCGTTGTTTATGGATTATGATGGAACTCTTTCCCCAATTGTGGATAATCCTGACTGTGCGTTCATGTCGGACAATGTATGGACTCTCCTTGGGTTTACTATCAATAACATCCTTTTGTTTtgcttattttttcattcttctttggCTAATTATGATCCTGTAAACTCTGTAGATGCGTGCTGCTGTTAAAAAGGTGGCAGAGTATTTTCCAACAGCAATAATTAGTGGAAGAAGTCGTGACAAGGTAATTGAGCAGGTTTTAGAAAATACAAACATTTTCCTATCTATTTTCAAATTCGCTCATCTATCTGAACGCCACTGCGCCTGCATGtacttcttataaaaaaaaatgcttccTTGTCGTGCTGGTTCTAACTTTATTATCACCCCGTTGGCTCAGGTATATCAATTTGTAGGACTAACAGAACTCTACTACGCTGGTAGTCACGGGATGGACATCATTGGCCCTGTTAGACAATCTGAATCTGATAATCACCCGAATTGCATTAGGTCTACAGACAAGCGGGTACTGGGACTGAAGTTTGTGACATGTTTTATGAAAGCTTTCTCCCACTTTCcaatctcttttctttcttaaagttttttttttaattaaatgaattgtTCTAAAATTTACAGGGTAAGGAAGTAAATTTATTCCAACCCGCTGCTGAATTTCTGCCCATGATTAATGAGGTAAGCTTTTGATAATCTACCATGAATCATCATCTTTCAAGATATTTTCTTCATTGAAAACATGACATCCTGATTGACGCTTGCTTGGGCAGGTCCTCAAGTCTCTTGATGAGTGTACGAAAGACATTAAAGGTGCGAAAGTAGAGAACAATAAATTTTGCGTATCTGTGCACTACCGGAATGTTGATGAAAAGGTTTAGGCTTCTGCTCTTACGCTTAACAATTTTCTGCTAACTTGTTTTGCCTTTTTCCAAACTTATTATCCGTTCTatgtttgtaattatttttcttttgaatttaatGATACAGTATTGGGATGTGGTGGGACAACGTG encodes the following:
- the LOC114170658 gene encoding trehalose-phosphate phosphatase A-like, with the translated sequence MDLKSNHTPVLTDSAPVTKSRLCVHSSLLPYSHSGATFTHGMLLTIPRKKTGILEDVRSSGWLDAMKSSSPPARKITKDFSHGFASSDSDTAAAYFSWLLKYPSALTCFDQITNYAKGKRIALFMDYDGTLSPIVDNPDCAFMSDNMRAAVKKVAEYFPTAIISGRSRDKVYQFVGLTELYYAGSHGMDIIGPVRQSESDNHPNCIRSTDKRGKEVNLFQPAAEFLPMINEVLKSLDECTKDIKGAKVENNKFCVSVHYRNVDEKYWDVVGQRVHDVLKGYPRLRLTHGRKVLEIRPVINWDKGKAVTFLLESLGLNNCDDVLPIYIGDDRTDEDAFKVLREGNKGYGILVSSSPKESNAVYSLRDPSEVMEFLKSLVLWKSNSLKSLI